TTGTCAGATTGTTAAGGGGCGGCGTCTTGCGCAGTCACGGTTTATTGTTTAACCGTTGAGTTGCGCAAGACGCCCGGATACGTAAGAAGGGTGGTCAGGGTTTGACGAGCTGACGTCGTTTCAATGTACCGGCCAACATGGCCGAAATGGCCTGCTCCAGTCCTTCTAAACCGATCTCATCATTCATAGTTTCCAGCTGAGGCAGGCACCACTCGCCGGCAAGCTTGTTCCAGACGGTCTGGCGCCGTGGCATAGGGCATTCGGCGGAATCGATACCGATGAGGCGCACTCCACGCAGGATGAACGGGAAGACGTTGATCTCCAGGTTGGGCGAGCCGACCAGGCCGCAGCAGGTGACGACACCGTCGTAACGGGTGGCTTTGATGGCGGCGGCCAGCATGTCGCCACCGACACAATCCACAACACCGGCCCAGCGTGGTTTAAGCATGGGGCGCTCACCGTTTGCGGTGACCTCAGCGCGGCTGATCACGGTCGTGGCGCCCAAGTCTTTAAGGTAGTCACTTTCAGATGCTTTGCCCGTGGCGGCGGTGACCTGGAATCCGCCTTTGGCGAGAATGGCCACGGCCAGGCTGCCGACGCCGCCGGTGGCGCCGGTGACGAGGATTTCCCCCTGATCCGGTGTGACGCCGCCTTCGATCAGTTGTTGTACGCTGAGGGCGGCAGTCAATCCGGCGGTGCCGAACATCATGCTTTGTTTGAGGCTCATCCCTTCGGGCAGTCGGACTGCCCAGCTACTGGGAACGCGGATCATTTCGGCAAAGCCGCCGTCGGTTTCCATGCCCAGATCATAGCTGGTGACGATCACTTCATCACCCGGCGAAAAGCGGCCATCGCTGCATTCAATGACGGTTCCCGCCGCATCAATCCCTGGAGTGTGGGGGAAGTTCCGGGTGACGCCGGGGTTGCCGGTGGCTGACAGGGCGTCCTTAAAGTTCAGTGACGAATAGGCGACCTGAACCAGTAACTCGCCAGCTGGCAGCTCGTCGACAGAGCGCTCCACCACCTGGCGGACAAATTGTTTGGGTTGCGGATTAGTAACCTGTAGAGCACGAAAGGTTGTCATCATTGTCTCCTTGAATAGGGGGGCAAAGCCGGCGCACGTCTCAGGGCCGCCTTGTGCAAAAAACTCCGGGGTTTTCTTTTTTGTTCAAGAAGTGTAGAAAGGAAAGGTTACAACGGCAAGTACCTACTCTGAAGTTTGGTAGTCACTTAAAAGATACTATTGTGAGATTTTATATGGTTAGTCGTGATGATGCCCTTAAAAAAAGTGTTTATCGCTGCCCGGTTGAAGTAACTCTTGATGTCATCGGCGGCAAATGGAAAAGTCTGATCCTCTGGCACCTGAAGCAGAAAATTCTTCGCTTCAGTCAGCTGCAGCGGCGTCTGCCACGGATCACCCAGAAGATGTTGACCCAGCAGCTGCGTGATCTGGAACGGGACGGGCTGGTGTTCCGGTGTATCCCGAGGTGCCGCCGCGGGTGGAATATTCGTTGACCGAACTCGGATGCAGTGTAGTGCCGATACTTGATCAGATGTACGAATGGGGCAGTCGATTTGATCCTGAGCAGCCGGGTTGTGCCGTAGAGGACTCTACTGTTTCCGACGCCGCTTCATAAACGCTCTTTGCAGGGAAAGCTGTTGATTTTCGCCTGTTTTCTAACCCCACCCTCAACAGAACTTAGCGCCCTTCTTACATAAGCCTAACCTTATTCTAACACGACGACGTCACCTTTAGCGTAGATTTAATCCTCGATTGATATCGGGGCAAACCACTGAAAATCTCAGCTGGTTTGAGATTAAAGATGACGAAACTTCAAGGAGAATCAGGATGAAAACAATGGCAGTACGAAGTGTTGTTAAGCGGGTTGCCGCAACAGCCACTGTTGTCGCAGCAATGCTGCTGACAGCGGCTCCCGGGCAAGCCTCCGCACCCAAGGTCGATGTGAATCTGTCCGACTATGTCACTGTACAAGGTGTCGGCGGCAACCTGAGCAGTGTCGGTTCCGATACGCTCAACAACCTGATGACATTCTGGGCTGAAGCGTTCCGCGCCAAGTACCCCAATGTC
This region of uncultured Desulfuromonas sp. genomic DNA includes:
- a CDS encoding YhdH/YhfP family quinone oxidoreductase, which encodes MMTTFRALQVTNPQPKQFVRQVVERSVDELPAGELLVQVAYSSLNFKDALSATGNPGVTRNFPHTPGIDAAGTVIECSDGRFSPGDEVIVTSYDLGMETDGGFAEMIRVPSSWAVRLPEGMSLKQSMMFGTAGLTAALSVQQLIEGGVTPDQGEILVTGATGGVGSLAVAILAKGGFQVTAATGKASESDYLKDLGATTVISRAEVTANGERPMLKPRWAGVVDCVGGDMLAAAIKATRYDGVVTCCGLVGSPNLEINVFPFILRGVRLIGIDSAECPMPRRQTVWNKLAGEWCLPQLETMNDEIGLEGLEQAISAMLAGTLKRRQLVKP